The Egibacteraceae bacterium genome segment ACGTCCACCTCGGCGCGGGCGCAGGAGGGGCAGCTGACCACGTCGAGGCCGCGCTCGCGCAGGTGCAGCGACTCGAGGATCGCGATGCCGGCCTTGACCTCCTCGACGGGGTCGGCCGACAGCGACACGCGGATGGTGTCGCCGATGCCCTCAGCCAGCAGCGTCCCGATCCCCACCGCGGACTTGATCGAGCCGGTCTTCAGCGGGCCGGCCTCGGTGACGCCGAGGTGCAACGGGTAGTCGCAGGACTCGGCGAGCAGGCGGTAGGTCTGGATCATGACCCAGGGGTCGGAGTGCTTGACGCTGATCTTGGTGTCGTAGAAGTCGACGTCCTCGAGCAGGCGGACCTCGGCCAGGGCGGACTCCACCAGCGCCTGCGGGGTGACGCCGCCGTGGCGGGCGAGGACCACATCCTCCAGCGAGCCGCCGTTGACGCCGATGCGAATCGAGATGCCGCGCTCCCTGGCGGCGTCGCCGATGACCTTCACCTTCTCGTGCTTGCGGATGTTGCCGGGGTTGATACGCACGCCGGCGCAGCCAGCCTCGATCGCGGCCATCGCGTACTTCCACTGGAAGTGGATGTCGGCGATCACCGGCACCGTGGACTTGGCCGCGATGGCCGCCAGGGCATCGGCGTCCTCCTGGCGGGGCACGGCGACACGCACGATGTCGATGCCCGCAGCGTTCATGGCGGCGATCTGCTGGAGGGTGGCGTTGACGTCGTGGGTCGGGGTCGTGGTCATCGACTGCACGCTCACGGGCGCACCGCCTCCGACCTCCACCGCGCCGACGTGGATGCGCCGGCTGGCACGCCGGGTCGGACCGTCGGCGGAGGACTCGGCGGGCGGGTTGTTCAGCAGCGGCAGGCTCGTGGGCATGATCCCAGCCTAGTGCGTCGAACCGTGGTGCTACTGGAGCAGCTCGGTCGCCGGGTTGACGATGTCCATGTAGACCACGGTGACGGTCAGTGCGGTGAACAACAGGATGACCGCCAGGGCGATGGGCGTGACCACCGCGGGGTCGATGCGCCAGGTCGCTTCCTTGCCCAGCAGCCGCCGTGTGCCGTTGACGCCCTCCTCGACGGCGAGCAGGGCGACGTGGCCGCCGTCCAGGGGCGGCAGGGGCAGCATGTTCAGCAGCCCCAGGACGATGTTCAGCTGCGCGAGGATGATGATCACCGCGAACACGTCACCCGAGGTCCCGAACGCGCTGATCGCCTGGCCGATACCGACGACGCTCATCGGGCCCTCGACGGTGCGCGGCTGGTCGCCGCTGACCGAGCCGATCCACCGCGAGATGCCCTCGGGGCTGAACGCCTGACCGAGGCCCTGCACCGTCAGCGACGTCAACCGCACGACCGAGAAGTCCCCGCTG includes the following:
- the ispG gene encoding flavodoxin-dependent (E)-4-hydroxy-3-methylbut-2-enyl-diphosphate synthase — its product is MPTSLPLLNNPPAESSADGPTRRASRRIHVGAVEVGGGAPVSVQSMTTTPTHDVNATLQQIAAMNAAGIDIVRVAVPRQEDADALAAIAAKSTVPVIADIHFQWKYAMAAIEAGCAGVRINPGNIRKHEKVKVIGDAARERGISIRIGVNGGSLEDVVLARHGGVTPQALVESALAEVRLLEDVDFYDTKISVKHSDPWVMIQTYRLLAESCDYPLHLGVTEAGPLKTGSIKSAVGIGTLLAEGIGDTIRVSLSADPVEEVKAGIAILESLHLRERGLDVVSCPSCARAEVDVYSLAEKVQAGLEGIDVPLRVAVMGCIVNGPGEAREADIGVAAGKGKGQIIQRGEVLFTVQESDIVETLVHFANEMADELRAERGEGAPTVVA